CATGCGACGATTAGAAATATCCGTCAAAACCTCTTCTGGGCCTTCGGCTACAACACAGCAGGCATCCCGGTTGCAGCTGTCGGATTACTTGCACCCTGGGTCGCCGGCGCAGCAATGGCATTAAGTTCGGTAAGTGTTGTTTCCAATGCCCTGCGCTTAAAAGGGGCGAAAATATAACATTGCAAGGAGGGGAGCAGGTCATGGAGAAAACGTTAAATGTACAAGGCATGTCATGTGGGCATTGCAAAATGTCAGTGGAAGGTGCATTAAATCAATTAGATGGCGTATCAGCAGCTGAGGTGAATTTGGACGCTGGTAAAGTAGATGTTACTTTTGACGAATCAAAAGTGAATGTTGCTGCCATGAAAGAAGCTGTTGAAGATCAAGGCTACGATGTCGAAGCCTAAATATAAGATAAAAGAGCCGGTTTCAAAAAGAGAAACCGGCTCTCAATTTCATTTACTTAAGGAGATAAATAATCATGTCAAAAGAACATTGGGATAACAGTTTTTCGGATCAAGATTTTGTTTACGGTCAAAAAGAAAATGTATTTATACACGAAATGAGCAGTATCATTCCGGACCATTCAAACGTTGGTTGTTTTGCAGAAGGTGAAGGCCGGAATGCGGTTTACCTTGCCAAACTTGGCTATGACGTGACGACTTATGATCAATCAACCATTGGCCTTGAGAAAACTAAAACGTTAGCAAGTGAAAGTAACGTTGATGTAAAAACCGTTCAGATTGATTTAACGAAAGAGAAAGTGAATACTTATCAATTTGATGCAGCCATTATGGTATTTGGACACGTTCCAAAAACAGATCAACCATTCCTGATGGAAAACATGATCGATTCAGTGAAACCTGGCGGGTATGTCATTTTTGAAGTTTATTCCAAGGATCAACTCAAGTACCAAACAGGAGGCCCGCCCTCTCTTGACATGTTATATGACCCGTCAGAAATCCTGAATTGGATGAAAGATTACACATGTATTCATTTTTATTACGGTGAAGCGACGCGGAATGAAGGAAAAAGACATTCGGGTTTAGGCCATGTGATTCAGGCTGTTATCCAGAAATGAATATATAAAAAGGGAGATTGTTTTTCAACAACCTCCCATTTCATATTGAATTATTCATTCGTCAAGAAATCCTCGGTCGAAATGACATTGGCATACATGCCGTTGACCGCACTGACAAACGCATGATGAACTTGTTCTGCCGGAACTGTCCTTTCTTGATAAGATAACTCCCTTGATGCACATGCATCTTCAATAAGTGTCGTTTCAAAACCTAAATCAACGGCGGCCCTAACCGTGGCATCTATACACATGTGCGTCATCATGCCTAGGGCGACGACCTT
The Salicibibacter kimchii DNA segment above includes these coding regions:
- the copZ gene encoding copper chaperone CopZ; the encoded protein is MEKTLNVQGMSCGHCKMSVEGALNQLDGVSAAEVNLDAGKVDVTFDESKVNVAAMKEAVEDQGYDVEA
- a CDS encoding class I SAM-dependent methyltransferase, with amino-acid sequence MSKEHWDNSFSDQDFVYGQKENVFIHEMSSIIPDHSNVGCFAEGEGRNAVYLAKLGYDVTTYDQSTIGLEKTKTLASESNVDVKTVQIDLTKEKVNTYQFDAAIMVFGHVPKTDQPFLMENMIDSVKPGGYVIFEVYSKDQLKYQTGGPPSLDMLYDPSEILNWMKDYTCIHFYYGEATRNEGKRHSGLGHVIQAVIQK